A region of Streptomyces deccanensis DNA encodes the following proteins:
- a CDS encoding SDR family oxidoreductase, with product MKIEGSVALVTGANRGIGKAFADELLARGATKVYAAVRDVASITDPRLTPVALDVTDPAAVAAAAAQFADVSIVVNNAGVASSNFPLSASLDVARSELEVNYFGLISMTQAFAPVVAANGGGAFVNMLSVASWAAYPVAATYGASKAAAWSYTNAARQQLKTQGTEVVAVHVGPVDTDMQAGFDVAKTPPADVARSALDALEAGRPEAIVDELSRNVKSTLHDDQALLYPAIMAQFTGQLGD from the coding sequence ATGAAGATCGAAGGTTCGGTCGCTTTGGTGACCGGTGCCAATCGTGGCATCGGCAAGGCCTTCGCGGACGAGCTCCTCGCCCGCGGTGCGACCAAGGTGTACGCGGCTGTCCGTGATGTCGCCTCCATCACGGACCCGCGGCTCACGCCCGTCGCGCTGGACGTCACGGACCCGGCAGCCGTCGCCGCGGCCGCCGCCCAGTTCGCCGACGTCTCGATCGTCGTGAACAACGCCGGTGTCGCCAGCAGCAACTTCCCCCTCTCCGCGTCGCTCGACGTGGCGCGCAGCGAGCTCGAGGTGAACTACTTCGGGCTCATCTCCATGACGCAGGCCTTCGCGCCGGTCGTGGCCGCCAACGGCGGCGGTGCCTTCGTCAACATGCTCTCGGTCGCCTCGTGGGCGGCCTACCCCGTAGCCGCGACGTACGGCGCGTCGAAGGCAGCCGCGTGGAGCTACACCAACGCCGCCAGGCAGCAGCTCAAGACACAGGGGACCGAGGTCGTCGCCGTCCACGTCGGGCCCGTCGACACCGACATGCAGGCCGGCTTCGACGTCGCCAAGACACCTCCTGCCGACGTGGCCCGCAGTGCCCTGGACGCGCTTGAGGCAGGTCGGCCCGAAGCCATCGTCGATGAGCTCAGCCGCAACGTGAAGTCCACGCTGCACGACGACCAGGCCCTGCTGTACCCGGCCATCATGGCGCAGTTCACCGGGCAACTGGGCGACTGA
- a CDS encoding alpha/beta fold hydrolase, with amino-acid sequence MSDTHVTAPTQYVEVDGDRFAYRRWGKPSGVPIFLVQHFLGGMDHWDPLLTDGLAEGREVILFNGRGVASSSGTPRNRMEDMADDIAAVIRALGLEQVDLLGFSIGGHQAQEVALRHPQLVRKLLLLATSPRGGDPTSDPKVPEVAANPVPTVEDFVFLFFGRSEAAVEAGRAFWERRHQRVDQDPPSSPAVAQAQFEAAIAYGEPLPGENPYAYLNAITQPTLVLNGENDIMIASINSWHLAQNIPDAQLLIYPDAGHGSQFQYPERFLKHALQFLDE; translated from the coding sequence ATGAGTGACACGCATGTGACCGCCCCGACCCAGTACGTCGAGGTCGACGGCGACCGATTCGCCTACCGCCGCTGGGGCAAGCCCTCCGGCGTGCCGATCTTCCTCGTCCAGCACTTCCTCGGGGGGATGGACCACTGGGACCCCCTGCTCACCGACGGCCTGGCCGAAGGCCGTGAGGTCATCCTGTTCAACGGGCGCGGCGTCGCCTCGTCGTCCGGCACGCCGCGCAACCGGATGGAGGACATGGCCGACGACATCGCCGCGGTCATCCGGGCGCTGGGGCTGGAGCAGGTCGACCTGCTCGGTTTCTCGATCGGCGGTCACCAGGCGCAGGAGGTCGCGCTGCGCCACCCGCAGCTGGTGCGCAAGCTCCTCCTGCTCGCCACCAGCCCGCGGGGCGGGGACCCGACGAGTGACCCCAAGGTGCCCGAGGTGGCAGCGAATCCGGTCCCCACCGTGGAGGACTTCGTCTTCCTGTTCTTCGGCCGCTCCGAGGCCGCGGTCGAAGCGGGCCGGGCCTTCTGGGAGCGACGCCACCAGCGGGTCGACCAGGACCCGCCGAGCTCGCCCGCAGTCGCACAGGCGCAGTTCGAAGCGGCCATCGCCTACGGGGAACCGCTGCCCGGCGAGAACCCCTACGCCTACCTGAACGCGATCACCCAGCCGACGCTGGTCCTCAACGGCGAGAACGACATAATGATCGCCTCGATCAACTCCTGGCACCTCGCCCAGAACATCCCCGACGCCCAGCTGTTGATCTACCCCGACGCCGGGCACGGATCGCAGTTCCAGTACCCCGAGCGGTTCCTGAAGCACGCCCTTCAGTTCCTCGACGAGTAA
- a CDS encoding enoyl-CoA hydratase/isomerase family protein yields the protein MSQPSTIRLERTTPRTARITFSNPPVNLVVPESVVALHKIVSELENDPDIQVVVFSSEVPDFFINHFDAAQAGGIPVPEHEDDNPVWTDTVLRLSKAPFVSIAAIRGRTRGGGNELALACDLRYASREKAFFGQPEVGIGLVPGGGGGERLPRFIGRDRALEAILTSADYDADLAERWGWVTRTLPDAELDAFVDATVARLASFDRQALATAKSQVNRATLPPDAHLVAAFGEFAGTLTQPGFAARAVGIGALAAEKGLDVEYQLGEYIGRVNEAL from the coding sequence ATGAGCCAGCCCAGCACGATCCGCCTGGAGCGGACGACCCCGCGGACCGCGAGGATCACGTTCTCGAATCCTCCTGTGAACCTGGTGGTTCCCGAGTCCGTCGTAGCGCTGCACAAGATCGTTTCGGAGCTGGAGAACGATCCGGACATCCAGGTCGTCGTCTTCAGCAGTGAAGTCCCCGACTTCTTCATCAACCACTTCGACGCCGCCCAGGCCGGCGGCATCCCCGTGCCCGAGCACGAGGACGACAACCCGGTCTGGACCGACACGGTCCTGCGGCTGAGCAAGGCTCCGTTCGTCAGCATCGCGGCCATCCGGGGCCGTACCCGCGGCGGCGGAAACGAGCTGGCCCTGGCCTGCGACCTGCGCTACGCCAGCCGCGAGAAGGCGTTCTTCGGCCAGCCCGAGGTCGGCATCGGCCTCGTCCCCGGCGGAGGCGGCGGCGAGCGGCTGCCGCGCTTCATCGGCCGCGACCGCGCACTGGAGGCGATCCTGACCAGCGCCGACTACGACGCCGACCTGGCCGAGCGCTGGGGATGGGTCACCCGGACCCTGCCCGACGCCGAACTCGACGCTTTCGTCGACGCGACGGTCGCCCGTCTCGCCTCCTTCGACCGGCAGGCACTGGCGACCGCGAAGTCCCAGGTCAATCGGGCGACGCTGCCGCCGGACGCCCACCTGGTCGCGGCTTTCGGCGAATTCGCGGGCACGCTGACCCAGCCGGGATTCGCCGCGCGTGCGGTCGGGATCGGCGCACTGGCCGCCGAAAAGGGCCTCGACGTCGAGTACCAGCTGGGCGAGTACATCGGCCGGGTCAACGAAGCCCTCTGA
- a CDS encoding strictosidine synthase, with product MSVQPAAVQLDVKKHFTSSILLWVRTDQPRQTGMDHWKGPHSRIISATPGLEEYRQIHLAERNPGRWPATGGVETSIPVDRKIDGVAEVTFQSPLAPSQGRKQTKLAYADEINVFRRTLLYTGTPNSSRWYDVAGPGEKVGTRVLVYLRRRDEAGAAEFRKLIKKQLVPVLAGTGMLKELRTQTFLPWIEKLWDTPNVAHDNPHDQRFHASLILGFTDTAARDAFFTGKVIQDLSDQLAPLVSAIHAYDVTAALTYVKNGKVLPHYQE from the coding sequence GTGAGCGTGCAACCGGCCGCCGTGCAACTGGACGTGAAGAAGCACTTCACCTCCTCGATCCTGTTGTGGGTGCGCACCGACCAGCCCCGCCAGACTGGTATGGACCACTGGAAGGGCCCGCACTCAAGGATCATCTCCGCCACCCCCGGCCTGGAGGAGTACCGCCAGATCCACCTCGCCGAGCGCAACCCCGGCCGGTGGCCGGCGACCGGCGGAGTGGAGACCTCGATCCCCGTCGACCGGAAGATCGACGGCGTCGCGGAAGTCACCTTCCAGTCGCCGCTTGCGCCCTCACAGGGGCGCAAGCAGACGAAGCTGGCCTACGCCGACGAGATCAACGTCTTCCGGCGCACCCTGCTCTACACCGGCACGCCGAACTCCTCCCGTTGGTACGACGTCGCAGGCCCGGGCGAGAAGGTCGGGACCCGCGTCCTGGTCTACCTGCGCCGCAGAGACGAGGCCGGTGCGGCCGAGTTCCGGAAGTTGATCAAGAAGCAGCTCGTCCCCGTACTTGCCGGCACCGGAATGCTGAAGGAGCTGCGCACGCAGACGTTCCTGCCCTGGATCGAAAAGCTCTGGGACACCCCGAACGTCGCCCACGACAACCCCCACGACCAGCGCTTCCACGCCTCCCTCATCCTCGGGTTCACCGACACCGCAGCACGGGATGCCTTCTTCACCGGCAAGGTGATCCAGGACCTGTCCGACCAGCTGGCACCGCTGGTCTCCGCGATCCACGCCTACGACGTCACCGCCGCCCTCACCTACGTCAAGAACGGAAAGGTCCTCCCGCACTACCAGGAGTGA
- a CDS encoding alpha/beta fold hydrolase, giving the protein MSTKATPNEPVITSYAKAPARTIATGGVTYAYRELGPEGGIPVVFFVHLAGTLDNWDPRIIDPIARGRHVIAFDNRGVGASTGQVPDSVEAMADDAYTFVKALGYDKIDVFSFSLGGMVAQALAVKHPELIRKLVLTGTGPKGGKDIDKVVATTYWDTLRATLTRSDPKEFLFFNRNAAGKTAARAFVNRLKERTVDRDADIKFKAFQTQLKAIKKWGLSTPDDLSKITQPTLIANGDNDRMVPSVLSGDLHRRIKGSELIIYPDSGHGGIFQYHEEFAPVAAEFLAG; this is encoded by the coding sequence ATGAGCACCAAGGCCACCCCGAACGAACCCGTCATCACCTCCTACGCGAAGGCCCCGGCCCGCACCATCGCCACCGGCGGTGTCACCTACGCCTACCGTGAGCTGGGGCCCGAGGGCGGCATCCCCGTCGTCTTCTTCGTCCACCTCGCCGGGACCCTGGACAACTGGGACCCGCGCATCATCGACCCCATCGCCAGAGGCCGCCATGTCATCGCCTTCGACAACCGCGGTGTCGGAGCCTCCACCGGCCAGGTGCCGGACAGTGTCGAGGCGATGGCCGACGACGCCTACACCTTCGTCAAGGCCCTCGGGTACGACAAGATCGACGTCTTCTCCTTCTCCCTCGGCGGCATGGTCGCCCAGGCCCTGGCGGTGAAGCACCCCGAGCTCATCCGCAAGCTCGTCCTCACCGGCACCGGGCCCAAGGGCGGCAAGGACATCGACAAGGTCGTCGCCACCACTTACTGGGACACGCTGCGGGCCACCCTGACTCGTTCGGACCCCAAGGAGTTCCTGTTCTTCAACCGCAACGCCGCCGGCAAGACCGCCGCGCGCGCCTTCGTCAACCGGCTCAAGGAACGCACCGTCGACCGCGACGCGGACATCAAGTTCAAGGCCTTCCAGACGCAGCTGAAGGCGATCAAGAAGTGGGGGCTCTCCACCCCCGACGACCTGTCGAAGATCACCCAGCCCACGCTGATCGCCAACGGCGACAACGACCGCATGGTCCCCTCGGTCCTCTCCGGCGACCTGCACCGGCGCATCAAGGGCAGCGAGCTGATCATCTACCCCGACTCCGGTCACGGCGGCATCTTCCAGTACCACGAGGAGTTCGCCCCGGTCGCCGCCGAGTTCCTCGCCGGATGA
- a CDS encoding enoyl-CoA hydratase/isomerase family protein, with product MTQPSTIGVERLTPAIRRITFSNPPVNLIVGETASRLVEIVTELSEDPQVHVVLFTSSTPGYFFNHFDLGRVTDFLPSPSDPEATPAWTDVVLRLATAPFISIASIRGRTRGGGNELALACDLRYASREHAVFGHPEVGGGIVPGGGGTERLPRLIGRDRALEAILSSADYDADTAERYGWVTRTVADAELDGFVDGIASRLASFDKTALATAKAQVNRATLPPDADLLTAYSEFLGSLTWPGVQASAPLFEKILAEKGVEEVESRLGEYLGIARQQSD from the coding sequence ATGACGCAACCCAGCACGATCGGTGTGGAGCGGCTGACACCGGCCATCCGCAGGATCACCTTCTCGAATCCACCGGTGAACCTCATCGTCGGGGAGACCGCGTCCCGACTGGTCGAGATCGTCACGGAGCTGAGCGAGGACCCGCAGGTTCACGTAGTCCTCTTCACCAGCAGCACGCCCGGCTACTTCTTCAACCACTTCGACCTCGGCCGGGTCACTGACTTCCTGCCGTCGCCGTCCGATCCGGAGGCCACGCCGGCGTGGACCGATGTCGTGCTACGGCTGGCCACGGCTCCGTTCATCAGCATCGCGTCCATCCGCGGCCGGACCAGGGGCGGCGGAAACGAACTGGCCCTGGCCTGCGACCTGCGCTACGCCAGCCGCGAGCACGCGGTGTTCGGCCACCCCGAGGTCGGCGGCGGGATCGTTCCCGGCGGCGGGGGTACGGAGCGCCTGCCCCGGCTCATAGGACGGGATCGGGCGCTTGAAGCCATCCTCAGCAGCGCCGACTACGACGCCGACACGGCGGAACGGTACGGATGGGTGACCCGCACCGTCGCCGACGCCGAACTGGACGGCTTCGTGGACGGCATCGCCAGCCGACTGGCGTCCTTCGACAAGACGGCGCTGGCGACCGCCAAGGCACAGGTCAACCGGGCGACGCTCCCGCCCGACGCCGACCTGCTGACGGCCTACTCCGAGTTCCTGGGCTCCCTGACCTGGCCAGGGGTCCAGGCGAGCGCGCCCCTGTTCGAGAAGATACTCGCCGAGAAAGGTGTCGAAGAGGTGGAGTCCCGTCTGGGCGAATACCTCGGCATCGCACGTCAGCAGAGCGACTGA